Proteins co-encoded in one Malus domestica chromosome 09, GDT2T_hap1 genomic window:
- the LOC139188103 gene encoding uncharacterized protein yields the protein MEDEGPTPLDQLVAYKWLSKLKCVFVEYGNQSIQAWAINIQPYIVYWLMKRNKEAKITLWSDVAHSFSALSSEQLPKPIIVIFTSFRVKLFAGEMDHKDSRCYETGLTQQHDLF from the exons ATGGAAGATGAAGGTCCAACTCCACTTGACCAATTGGTGGCATATAAATGGTTGTCAAAATTAaagtgtgtgtttgtagaatatGGAAACCAAAGTATCCAGGCATGGGCGATAAATATACAACCTTACATTGTATATTGGTTGATGAAAAG AAATAAAGAGGCTAAGATTACACTATGGTCAGATGTTGCGCATAGCTTCTCTGCTCTTTCATCAGAACAGCTACCCAAGCcaataattgttatttttacaAGCTTTAGAGTTAAACTCTTTGCAG GCGAAATGGATCACAAGGACTCTCGATGCTATGAGACGGGTTTGACTCAGCAACATGATCT GTTTTAA